The region GAGTTCGACGAATATTTCAATCAATTACTAGATTGCCCGCGGAAAATCGTCAGATCACAGGATGCAGTGAGGATATTTTTTATCAGGTTATTTCTGCTTAACCGGACTTGGGATATCTTCGCTTAAGTCATTACATGACCTTGAAATACTTTTTCTGCTGGTCCTGTCATATATAGATGGTTATTAGAGTCAGCCCATTCAATTTGTAGACATCCGCCAGGAAGTTCAATTGTGGTGCGGCGATCGCTGTGTCCCGTTAGAACGGCTGCGACTAAGGAAGCGCAGGCCCCAGTACCACAGGCTAGCGTAATCCCTGCCCCGCGTTCCCATACTCGCATTTTGAGATAATCAGACCGCACAACCTGAATAAATTCAGCATTGATCTTTTTAGGAAAGGAGGGGTGAGTTTCAAATTTTGGACCGACTGTTTCTAGGGGAATTTGAGAAACATCTTCTACAAATGTAATGCAGTGAGGATTGCCCATACTGACACAGGTAACTTCCCAGGTTTTATTATCTACTTCTAGAGGATGATTAATAACTTTGCTATCTGGGGCTCCCAGAGTCGTAGGAATTTCTGCAGCCAAGAGGCGGGGTTCTCCCATGTCTACTGTTACCATGCCAGTTGATTCCAACTGTGGAGTAATCATCCCGCTGAGCGTATAGATGTTATAAGAGCGAGGCTGTGTAACGTTTTCCAACTCTGCTACGAAGCGAGCAAAACAGCGAATTCCATTGCCACACATTTCAGGTTCTGAACCATCGCTATTGAAAATCCGCATGGTGTAATCGGCACCATTTTGCCCAGGCAAAACAAAAATGACTCCATCTGCGCCGATGCCGAAATGACGATCGCAGAGCTTGACAGATTGCTCTGGAGTTAGCTTTGGCTCCGAGGATGCGCGATTATCAACCAGAATAAAGTCGTTGCCCAAGCCATGGTACTTTGTGAATCCAATTTCCATATCGTGTCCTATATCTGCTACAAGCGAGAAGCGTTGGAGTAATGTGTAAAGGGAAAATAAAACTATCGGCTTAATTTTAGTTTTGTAGGTGTAAAAGCGATGACTGCGGAATTAGAAACTGGATTACCAAGTGTGCGTCAGATTCAAAATCTGATCCGAGATGCAAAAGAGGTTGAATTAAAGTTAGTGACCGGTGATTTGCTTGCTGGAAAGATTCGTTGGCAAGACCCTCATTGTATCTCGCTGACTGATCAGTACGATCAAGATACGATTGTATGGCGACAAGCCGTTGTCTATCTTAAACCTCGCCTTTGATAGAGTTGGCAAGTTGGTTAAGCTTCAATGACAGATTCAGTCATTGTTGTAACAACGTTCGCTCCTGAAATTGGAATGACAGGCACAATTTTTTGACTGGGCGCAATCCAACAGCTTGCTTGGTTGAGGGAATAGAGATTGCCACAAAGCAGGAGGCGATCGCCGGACTGAAGATCACTTTCACCGTCGGGGAAGGCAATAAACTTTCCTTCTCGTCGAATCGCTTGTACCAAGACTCCAAATTGTCGGCGAATATGGAGTTCGGCCAGCGTTTTGCCAACAACGGGACTGTTTTCAGGTACAAGTAACCACTGGCAGGATGCATTTTCTGTAGGGACAGCAGCTTTACCCTTGGCTAATTCGTCAAACGCCGCGATTTCCTCTGGTTGTCCCACAATTAAAAGGCGATCGCCCTCTTGCAGGGATGTTTTAGCATCGGGATAATCCATTTCTTCACCGTCTGCCCGTTGAATTGCCATTAAGCTCACGCCCGTTAAACGGCGCAAGTTCGTTTCCTCCAAGCTCATCCCAACTAATGGGGAATCTTGTGGCAGGGGATACCAGCGATTTCCAATGTCTTGTGCAGCTTCTTTTAGTTCTCTCGAAATCTGGTGAGAAGGACGCTCAGAACGCAATTCCTGATAACGAGCACTGCGAATTTGCTGCACTTCGCGCTGAATTACAGGCAACGGTAATCCTAACCCTGTGAGCAAATGGGCTGATAATTCCAAACTCGCCTCAAATTCAGGTTGAACAACCTCTCTAGCTCCAAGCTGATACAGTAACTCGATGTCCTTATCTTGATTTGCCCGAACCACAATATCAAGATCAGGTGCTAACTCAAGCGATCGCTTCACACACAAGCGAGTACTTATGGGATCGGGCAGGGCGATGGCAATCCCTTTCGCTACATTAACTCCTGCCTTTTCTAACACATGAAGGCTGGCTGCATTCCCATAGATGTAAGGGATGCCTGCCTCTCGTAGTTCCTGAATGCGCCGTTCAGATTGGTCGATTACCAAAACTGGATAGTTGTGATCACGCAGTAACCGAACAATGTTATGCCCAACCCGTCCATAGCCGCAGACCACAACATGTTGCTCCAGGGCTGCACTCTCAGATATTTCTAGCGGTAAATCGCTCCCCTCCAGTAAGGACTTTAGCCAGGGAATTGACTCCGCCCACGCAAATAACTGAGGAATTAAGCGCAGTACAAACGGGGTAATCACCAATGTGACTGCTGTGGTTCCCAAAATCAGCAGATACACACGGCGAGAAACTAACCCAAGTGCCTGTCCTTCGCTTGCCAGCACGAACGAAAATTCTCCAATTTGAGCCAACCCCAGACCAGCGACCAGTGCAGTTTTCAGAGGATAACCAAAGAATCTAACTAACGGCGTAACGATCAGAAATTTACCGATGAATACCAAACTAACTAAGCCAAGAATCAGTTCCAGATTTTTCCAAAGAAACATCGGATCAATCAGCATCCCGATCGCCGCAAAAAACAGCGACGCAAAAATATCACGTAACGGTTCTACATAAGTTAACGTCTGATCAGAGTACTCGACTTCAGAGATCATCAACCCCGCAACAAAGGCTCCCATTTCAATTGAGAGTCCCAGATGCTCAGTCAACAGCGCGATCGCCAAGCCCAGGGCAACGACACACAGCAGAAACAATTCGCGGCTCTCCGTACGGGCTATCACTCGCAATAACCGAGGAATAATCCAGATTCCAGCAGCGATCGCTCCCAGCGCAAACAGTCCCGTTTGTATCAATGCCCAGCCAACCGCTAATCCAATTTCCTCAACAGGTTTATCTAAAGCAGGTAATACAGCCAACATCAAACCCAAGGCTAAGTCCTGCACTACAAGCATCCCCAGCAATACTTGCCCATGTGGAGTCCCGGTTTCATTCCGCTCCATCAAACATTTAAGCACCACTGCTGTTGAAGACAGAGAAAGAATTGCCCCTAGAAACACGCCTTGAGCAAGGGATGTCACCCAGCCCATTCCTAGTGATACCAGCGACGCGATCAAAATCGTTAGCGAGATTTGCAGCCCGCCCCCGCCCAAGCTGATGCCTTTAACTTTATTCAGTTCCGAAAATGAGAATTCAACCCCCAGCGCAAATAGCAAAAATGCCACTCCAAATTGCGCCAGCGTTTCGACCTGTACTAGTTCCTTAATCAGCCCCAACCCCGTAGGCCCAACAACCATGCCAGCAATCAGGTAGCCCAGCAAAATCGGCTGCCGTAGCAAGGCTGCTAGCAATCCTCCGATCGCTGCGGCTCCTAAGACTGTGACTAAATC is a window of Leptolyngbyaceae cyanobacterium JSC-12 DNA encoding:
- a CDS encoding Kef-type K+ transport system, membrane component (IMG reference gene:2510097968~PFAM: TrkA-N domain; Sodium/hydrogen exchanger family; TrkA-C domain); protein product: MNCYTFLDISSYLFKVVQEDFRLILDLVTVLGAAAIGGLLAALLRQPILLGYLIAGMVVGPTGLGLIKELVQVETLAQFGVAFLLFALGVEFSFSELNKVKGISLGGGGLQISLTILIASLVSLGMGWVTSLAQGVFLGAILSLSSTAVVLKCLMERNETGTPHGQVLLGMLVVQDLALGLMLAVLPALDKPVEEIGLAVGWALIQTGLFALGAIAAGIWIIPRLLRVIARTESRELFLLCVVALGLAIALLTEHLGLSIEMGAFVAGLMISEVEYSDQTLTYVEPLRDIFASLFFAAIGMLIDPMFLWKNLELILGLVSLVFIGKFLIVTPLVRFFGYPLKTALVAGLGLAQIGEFSFVLASEGQALGLVSRRVYLLILGTTAVTLVITPFVLRLIPQLFAWAESIPWLKSLLEGSDLPLEISESAALEQHVVVCGYGRVGHNIVRLLRDHNYPVLVIDQSERRIQELREAGIPYIYGNAASLHVLEKAGVNVAKGIAIALPDPISTRLCVKRSLELAPDLDIVVRANQDKDIELLYQLGAREVVQPEFEASLELSAHLLTGLGLPLPVIQREVQQIRSARYQELRSERPSHQISRELKEAAQDIGNRWYPLPQDSPLVGMSLEETNLRRLTGVSLMAIQRADGEEMDYPDAKTSLQEGDRLLIVGQPEEIAAFDELAKGKAAVPTENASCQWLLVPENSPVVGKTLAELHIRRQFGVLVQAIRREGKFIAFPDGESDLQSGDRLLLCGNLYSLNQASCWIAPSQKIVPVIPISGANVVTTMTESVIEA
- a CDS encoding diaminopimelate epimerase (IMG reference gene:2510097966~PFAM: Diaminopimelate epimerase~TIGRFAM: diaminopimelate epimerase) is translated as MEIGFTKYHGLGNDFILVDNRASSEPKLTPEQSVKLCDRHFGIGADGVIFVLPGQNGADYTMRIFNSDGSEPEMCGNGIRCFARFVAELENVTQPRSYNIYTLSGMITPQLESTGMVTVDMGEPRLLAAEIPTTLGAPDSKVINHPLEVDNKTWEVTCVSMGNPHCITFVEDVSQIPLETVGPKFETHPSFPKKINAEFIQVVRSDYLKMRVWERGAGITLACGTGACASLVAAVLTGHSDRRTTIELPGGCLQIEWADSNNHLYMTGPAEKVFQGHVMT
- a CDS encoding hypothetical protein (IMG reference gene:2510097967), whose amino-acid sequence is MTAELETGLPSVRQIQNLIRDAKEVELKLVTGDLLAGKIRWQDPHCISLTDQYDQDTIVWRQAVVYLKPRL